One segment of Rubripirellula amarantea DNA contains the following:
- a CDS encoding pilus assembly protein N-terminal domain-containing protein: MRDPYVKNKVHTHRKRQVIAAAIAMAAGTAFTVGSVQASDPTQAGARLPLPLSAASQPSSTGNSLQVNPFCLPDEPAVRRDIQLASGSESSSTIRLKPIGVAIGLQTPTDGEPRRVNAPAMTIETPEPTPVQTNPMAVESNALASQPVLDSTVTQVTGEVEASEQGSRTFESQDRQINSPQASSIILLPMKRTFLNADEIASDERQIVAEAVPQARPSHPEPMVIPQAPEYTPVEMMDEVVQDDSELVQATDVDDEPVMFSFSDGGVENLDETESLSEDFADDDVADLVVKTESTARPSNDLAGSAGVEPLSLDSIEDARPIGDDAAPRRNQYVKSHDEASIAKLTRSSEKSLQSRRYRPPVAVQPMTIAIEDVVASPEFQVRSAEDTGVELSKTHAEKLVENTTVIPLYLNRAEVRSLTLGAQLRSVEVADKNVCQAFAAGPNQLRLIGTGNGVTRLVVWAEPIEGRSTPRVKTFDIHVKDEVETGGVQAGNQIEMLNQSIANAFPDADVLVRQGQQELIVIGRCGSEATAKKILRMVRKACLAPVDDQLKVR; this comes from the coding sequence ATGCGTGACCCATACGTAAAAAACAAAGTTCACACTCACCGAAAACGCCAGGTGATCGCTGCCGCGATCGCGATGGCGGCCGGAACCGCTTTCACGGTTGGTTCGGTCCAAGCGAGTGATCCCACGCAAGCTGGCGCTCGATTGCCATTGCCGTTAAGTGCTGCATCGCAGCCAAGCTCAACGGGCAACAGTTTGCAGGTCAATCCATTCTGCTTGCCAGATGAACCGGCGGTTCGCCGAGACATCCAATTGGCTTCGGGAAGCGAATCATCGTCAACCATTCGGCTTAAACCGATCGGTGTTGCGATTGGTTTGCAAACACCCACGGACGGAGAGCCTCGACGCGTCAACGCACCCGCAATGACGATCGAGACTCCTGAGCCGACCCCGGTTCAAACCAATCCGATGGCAGTCGAATCGAATGCGTTGGCGTCGCAGCCAGTCCTCGATTCAACGGTGACTCAAGTCACCGGCGAAGTCGAAGCGAGCGAGCAGGGGTCTCGCACTTTCGAGAGCCAGGATCGCCAGATCAATTCGCCACAAGCTAGCTCGATCATTCTTCTGCCGATGAAACGTACGTTTCTCAACGCAGATGAAATCGCGAGCGATGAACGGCAGATTGTTGCAGAGGCGGTACCGCAAGCTCGTCCAAGTCATCCCGAGCCCATGGTGATTCCCCAGGCTCCTGAATACACGCCTGTCGAAATGATGGATGAAGTGGTTCAGGATGACTCGGAGTTGGTTCAGGCAACCGACGTGGACGACGAGCCGGTCATGTTCTCATTTTCCGATGGCGGAGTGGAGAACTTAGACGAAACTGAATCGTTAAGCGAAGATTTCGCGGACGACGACGTTGCGGATTTGGTCGTCAAAACAGAATCAACGGCTCGACCATCGAACGATCTTGCTGGATCGGCCGGTGTCGAACCTTTGAGCCTAGATTCCATTGAAGATGCACGCCCGATTGGCGATGACGCTGCACCACGCCGGAATCAGTATGTGAAATCTCACGACGAAGCGTCGATCGCCAAACTCACTCGTTCAAGCGAAAAGAGTTTGCAGTCTCGACGATACCGACCACCGGTCGCAGTTCAACCCATGACAATCGCGATTGAAGACGTCGTCGCATCACCCGAGTTTCAGGTGCGAAGTGCGGAAGACACCGGGGTGGAGCTAAGTAAGACACATGCTGAAAAGCTTGTGGAAAACACAACTGTCATTCCGCTGTATCTCAACCGTGCCGAAGTGCGATCACTCACGCTCGGCGCACAACTTCGCAGCGTGGAAGTTGCTGACAAGAACGTCTGTCAAGCGTTTGCAGCCGGGCCGAATCAGTTAAGGCTGATCGGAACGGGGAACGGCGTGACCAGGCTGGTTGTATGGGCCGAGCCGATCGAAGGACGCAGCACACCTCGCGTCAAGACGTTTGACATTCATGTCAAAGACGAAGTCGAAACTGGCGGTGTCCAAGCCGGTAACCAAATCGAAATGTTGAACCAATCCATTGCCAATGCATTTCCCGATGCAGATGTGTTGGTGCGGCAGGGACAACAAGAGTTGATTGTGATCGGACGTTGCGGAAGCGAAGCGACCGCGAAAAAAATCCTTCGCATGGTGCGTAAGGCCTGTCTCGCTCCCGTCGATGACCAATTGAAAGTGCGCTGA